In Risungbinella massiliensis, the genomic stretch GGCGCTTCCGCTATAGGAGAGAATTTAGGTTCCCCTTCTACCAACTGTGATGCATTTGGTTTGATAAGCGGCGGAAGCTCATACTCTTCTGCTACTACTTGTCCTTCTACTTCATGAGCATAAACTACTCTATAATCCATGGAGCGGAAGATGTAAGAGTATGCGGAAAAAGAAAGAAACATAACTAGCACAAGTAAAGTTATTTCGAGAAAGAAAGCATTTTTCCCTTTTTTCTCATGACCTACTTTTCGAATCAAATAAATAATCCCCGAAACTGCTGCTACTCCAAACAGTCCTTGTCCTACTGCTGCTGTAGTCACATGAATATATAACCAATGACTTTGAAGTGCTGGAATTAGTGGCTGCACTTCGGTCGGAAAAATCGAAGCATATGCTAGTAGAATCACTGCCATCGGCATAGCAAAAGCTCCTAGCAAATAGGAACGATAAATAAAAAACAATACAATAAACCCGATAACTAAAGCAAAACAGAGAAATGCAATAAATTCAAACATGTTACTAGTAGGAAAATGGCCACCAATAATGATCCTAGTAATGATAAACGCGATTTGGATCACTGCTCCTATGATTGCCATCGTAATACCTGCTTTTCCCCACTTTGTTCGTTTATTTTCATTCTGTGATGTCATCCCGATCACAAAAGCGATTGAGGATAAAAGATAGAGAAAAAAGGTACCTTCCAATAACTTCTCCATCAATTGTTCCATGGTTTATCCCTCCCGTTCAAGCATTAACTTTTCTTGATCCATTCGACATTGAGTCCAATTTGATTACTGATTTGTTGTAAATCCCTACGCAAACCATACCAGTTCTTATTGGTATGGGCGCCAAAGTAGATTTTTCCATCTTTCACTTGTAACCAGATACGACGATGTTGGAAATAGCTTCCCATGATCAAACCGATCATAAAGATTGTCCCGCCAAACAGATAAAGCGGCCAGCTTTTCTCTACACGCACCATCAACCCACTAGAATTGACAAATTCAAAATCTTTTAACTGGATTTCATACCGATTGGTTTCTGGATTTGGGAAACGTTCTCCAGAAATCACCCACGAAACCTCTTGGTAGTCGGTTCCTTTTTCCGAGATTCGGAAGATAAATGCTGGTTTATTCGGTTCCTGTGTTTTGGTCTGAGGAGTTCCATTTACAATCTCAAACTCTGGATAATACTCTAACACTTCTGATTCAAGACGATCTCCTACCGCTTGTTTTTGATTTGGTTTTAGATCATAGAGATCACTTGTAAATGTCCCAACTACTTGCCCTGTCTTTTTGTCTACTACTTCAAATTGAATCGCCTTTAATTGATTTTGACGAAAATCCGACTGATAGAGGTTGGTTCCTTTGTATCCTAAAGGCTCATTGACCAATATCGCGTGCCGTTTGGCTTCCTGGAGCTGACCCGTTTTGGGATCTTTTTCATAAATCACCGCAGTGGTACGATATTTTTTGACCACTTGTGAAGTATCATTCGCATTTAACTCCGCTTGTCCATTAGCAGCGTTTGGATCATAGAACTCAATCTCTGCTTTTTCATTATGGATATAGTACTTTGTACCAGGAACTTTTTTGGTCTCCCCTTCTCGTACCCAAACATACTCATCTACATTCCAACCTGGTATGTATCGTAAGACAATAGCAAACAAGAAGAGAATTAAACCAATATGATTGATATAAGGGCCCCAGCGGCTAAGCCGACCTTTTTCTGCTAGCAGGTTCTCACCATCTACATGTACTTGATAACGTTGCTTTTGTAAGACATCTTTCCACTTCGATACCACTTTTTCAGAAGGAATCGAATCTTCATATGTGTAGGCAATACGCTGTCTTTCCAAAAAGGAGGTGCTCTTCTTTACTTTCTGATTTTTTAATGCTTTATATAGTGGTACAACACGATCTAAGCTACAAACAACTAGTGATATACCAATCATGGCAAGCAACGCAACAAACCACCAAGAACTATACATATTCGTAAAACCTAGACGATAAAAAAGATCTCCCCAGTACCCATATGTTTGGAGATAATATGTTTCCGGAAAGGTGGAGGGGATAAACTTCTCTAAAGGATAGATCGTCCCCAGAATCGAAAGAACAAAAGTTATGATGATCAAAGTAACTGCTACTTTAACAGACGAAAAAAATGTCCATACCTGATCAAAAGGGCTTTTCACCGCTTTCTGCGATTTTCTCGCTGTTCCATCATAACGCATCTCGCGATCCGTAAATTGCGTTGGTTCTTCTTCTAAAGGCTTTCCACAATATTCACAGAGAATGGTCCCAACGGGGTTATTGTGACCACATTCACATTTAGTGTCCTCCAGCATGCTCTCTCCCCCAATCTCTTCGCAAAACTACACATCTTATTATATCTGCTGATATTTGTCACTTGATCTTCACCGTTTCGACATTTGTGTGTCTACTAGATAGTAGGTTTTGGCCATTGATTTTGCAAACTTCATGACCAAAACCAGCAATTTACACATGACTATCCGATAAACCTAGCCTTTATTCGACATTCCCAATTCTTCCAAAAGCCGTGTCATCTCCCGATCTGTCAAATCACGGTACTGACCTTTGCGCATCGCTTTTAAAGTTAAGAAACCGATTTGGATCCTACGTAGACGCTTTACAGGGTATCCAATCCGCTCAAACATTCTCCGAACTTGACGATTTCGACCTTCATGGATCGTAATCTCGATTTTCGCTTC encodes the following:
- the ccsA gene encoding cytochrome c biogenesis protein CcsA translates to MEQLMEKLLEGTFFLYLLSSIAFVIGMTSQNENKRTKWGKAGITMAIIGAVIQIAFIITRIIIGGHFPTSNMFEFIAFLCFALVIGFIVLFFIYRSYLLGAFAMPMAVILLAYASIFPTEVQPLIPALQSHWLYIHVTTAAVGQGLFGVAAVSGIIYLIRKVGHEKKGKNAFFLEITLLVLVMFLSFSAYSYIFRSMDYRVVYAHEVEGQVVAEEYELPPLIKPNASQLVEGEPKFSPIAEAPSWMEGSQAGKKLNSVIWAIITGLLVYAIYFLLVRKPIHRLLAPLVSKVDDELLDEITYRAIAIGYPIFTLGALIFAMIWAHEAWGRFWGWDPKETWAFITWMFYSAYLHLRLSRGWHGTRSAWLAVGGFTIIMINLIVVNLIISGLHSYA
- a CDS encoding cytochrome c biogenesis protein ResB; the protein is MLEDTKCECGHNNPVGTILCEYCGKPLEEEPTQFTDREMRYDGTARKSQKAVKSPFDQVWTFFSSVKVAVTLIIITFVLSILGTIYPLEKFIPSTFPETYYLQTYGYWGDLFYRLGFTNMYSSWWFVALLAMIGISLVVCSLDRVVPLYKALKNQKVKKSTSFLERQRIAYTYEDSIPSEKVVSKWKDVLQKQRYQVHVDGENLLAEKGRLSRWGPYINHIGLILFLFAIVLRYIPGWNVDEYVWVREGETKKVPGTKYYIHNEKAEIEFYDPNAANGQAELNANDTSQVVKKYRTTAVIYEKDPKTGQLQEAKRHAILVNEPLGYKGTNLYQSDFRQNQLKAIQFEVVDKKTGQVVGTFTSDLYDLKPNQKQAVGDRLESEVLEYYPEFEIVNGTPQTKTQEPNKPAFIFRISEKGTDYQEVSWVISGERFPNPETNRYEIQLKDFEFVNSSGLMVRVEKSWPLYLFGGTIFMIGLIMGSYFQHRRIWLQVKDGKIYFGAHTNKNWYGLRRDLQQISNQIGLNVEWIKKS